The genomic window TGGTTTGACCGTTTACAGCATTGGCTGCGTCTGTAAATAAAAACGTAACGACATTTGCGACTTGCTCAGGTTTAATTAATTGTTGACGCATGTGAAGTTGGGCAAGTTGTTCTTTCGCTTCATCAGAGTCGCCTAAAATGGGGGTATCAATAAATCCTGGCGCAACGCCAACAGAACGAATTCCGTAATCAGAAAGTTCTAAGGCTGCTGATTTTGTCATCATCACAACGGCTGCTTTCGCTGCATTGTAATTAAAACTTCCTAAGGCAGCAATAGAACCATAAATGGATGCCGTATTCACAATTGTTCCTTGCACACCTAATTCAACCATTTTCTTCGCAGTGTAGTAAATACCGTAGTAAACACTATGCTGATC from Shouchella hunanensis includes these protein-coding regions:
- a CDS encoding SDR family NAD(P)-dependent oxidoreductase — protein: MEMEGQAIIVTGGASGIGKETVKQLAAKGASVVIADFNSEAAESLVAEIGLVDKVVSYKVDVSKAEEVEAMVHWTAEKFNTINGIFNNAGIGLVKPLLELDPASYHKVIDVDQHSVYYGIYYTAKKMVELGVQGTIVNTASIYGSIAALGSFNYNAAKAAVVMMTKSAALELSDYGIRSVGVAPGFIDTPILGDSDEAKEQLAQLHMRQQLIKPEQVANVVTFLFTDAANAVNGQTIPVDDGFLSFKTK